A genomic stretch from Pempheris klunzingeri isolate RE-2024b chromosome 23, fPemKlu1.hap1, whole genome shotgun sequence includes:
- the gal3st3 gene encoding galactose-3-O-sulfotransferase 3, with amino-acid sequence MSQKKIFLVFVAISTVSLLLHHGGHLSWTMEAFHLSCPALRSHPAPGLKPKHTNVAFLKTHKTASTTMQNLFFRFAERNNLTVALPVQACSHQFCYPRSFTSHFVHPHTLPPNIITSHMRFSKAELYRLMPNDTIYITILREPGSMFESLFSYYNQYCQSFKRVPNGSLEAFLEEPWRYYRPDEKDSMYARNTLTFDLGGDKDRPATDVAYARAFLAEVERVFSLVMIAEYFDESLVLLRHLLSWDLDDILYVKLNMRTPSSKRSLTPGLPDKIRGWNSLDARLYDHFNASLWRQLSALGPACVAREVRLLRRAQERLMRSCFGGRMPLLRSAAQIKNKDLRPWQPSGKVDIVGYDLPVNLSHGFSSQAQELCLKLIMPEVQYTRVLLRSQSLRYRRGYQLRPPQQSHPLQQPIRTVLPRHPQVQRSQPPPAAPGPASGTGSTSTSKPAAGTQGRTTKLGPKSSQAQAS; translated from the exons atgtCGCAGAAGAAGATATTCCTGGTCTTCGTTGCCATCAGTACTGTCAGTCTCCTGCTGCACCATGGGGGCCACTTGAGCTG gaCCATGGAGGCCTTCCACCTCAGTTGTCCTGCCCTCCGTTCCCACCCTGCCCCAGGTCTGAAACCTAAGCACACCAATGTGGCCTTCCTCAAGACCCACAAAACAGCAAGCACCACCATGCAGAATCTGTTTTTCCGCTTCGCAGAGCGCAACAACCTCACGGTGGCGTTGCCCGTGCAGGCCTGCAGCCACCAGTTCTGCTACCCCCGCTCCTTCACCTCTCACTTTGTCCACCCGCACACGCTACCGCCGAACATCATCACCAGCCACATGCGCTTCAGCAAGGCGGAGCTGTACCGCCTGATGCCCAACGACACAATATATATCACAATCCTGAGAGAGCCGGGCTCCATGTTTGAATCCTTGTTCAGTTACTACAACCAGTACTGTCAGAGCTTCAAGAGGGTCCCCAACGGCTCCCTGGAGGCTTTCTTAGAGGAGCCCTGGCGCTACTATCGACCAGATGAGAAAGACTCCATGTATGCACGCAACACCTTGACTTTCGACTTAGGAGGAGACAAAGATCGCCCAGCAACAGATGTGGCGTATGCACGGGCCTTTCTAGCAGAGGTGGAGCGTGTTTTCTCCCTGGTAATGATTGCTGAGTACTTTGATGAATCTCTGGTTCTTCTTCGTCATCTTCTCTCCTGGGATCTGGATGACATTCTGTATGTTAAGCTCAACATGCGGACACCAAGCTCAAAGCGGAGCCTGACACCAGGCCTTCCTGATAAGATCCGTGGCTGGAATTCCTTAGATGCACGTCTCTACGACCACTTCAATGCCTCACTTTGGCGCCAGCTGTCAGCTCTGGGTCCAGCATGTGTGGCAAGGGAGGTGCGACTCCTTCGGCGAGCCCAGGAGAGGCTAATGAGAAGCTGCTTTGGTGGGCGGATGCCACTTCTCCGCTCAGCCGCACAGATCAAAAACAAAGATCTCCGCCCCTGGCAGCCTAGTGGGAAAGTTGACATTGTAGGCTACGATCTCCCAGTAAATCTCAGCCATGGGTTTTCGAGCCAGGCCCAGGAGCTCTGCCTCAAGCTCATCATGCCAGAGGTCCAGTACACACGGGTGCTCCTACGTTCCCAGTCACTGCGCTACCGTCGAGGCTACCAGCTACGGCCTCCACAGCAGTCGCATCCCCTCCAGCAGCCCATACGCACAGTCCTGCCTCGACATCCTCAAGTGCAACGCAGCCAACCGCCCCCTGCAGCCCCAGGCCCTGCATCAGGAACAGGGTCCACCTCCACCTCAAAGCCTGCTGCAGGAACTCAAGGTCGGACCACAAAGTTAGGGCCTAAATCCTCACAAGCCCAGGCCTCATAG